TAGGTcccagaggaccgttattagttTCTATACAGTCTCATAGGTcccagaggaccgttattagttTCTATACAGTCTTGTAGGTcccagaggaccgttattagttTCTATACAGTCTCATAGGTCCCAGGGGACCGTTATTAGTTTCTATACAGTCTCATAGGTcccagaggaccgttattagttTCTATACAGTCTTGTAGGTcccagaggaccgttattagttTCTATACAGTCTTGTAGGTcccagaggaccgttattagttTATATATAGACTTGTAGGTcccagaggaccgttattagttTCTATACAGTCTTGTAGGTACCAAACAATCATATTGGCAGGAGTTCAGGTGGACTTTCTCCATAACAGTATTTTGCTTGTGGATTTCTGTAGGTATTTTCATGTTGGACACTCTACAGAAGCAAAAAGAGAGGGTAAACACAACCATTAGAATGTTTTCCATCAAGTTCTCTCGCCATCTCTGCATGACAGGATGTGGGTAGGGTCAGggagtgatcagagacctgggcACAGATTCAAAAAAACCTTCTTAAGAATACATTTCTTCTTAACTGTAATTTTTTCGATAAAAGCTAGCTAAATCAGTTGCCTAGCAACAAACATCTTAAGAAGATTCGTAAGAAAATCATTAAATCTTAAGATATTGTTGAGGAAATGCACTTACGAAATCTTATGAACTTATTTTCTTAAGAAGCTTATTACATTTTTGCGtaagaagtgttttgtgaatctgggccctgtTATCCTTGTTTGTTTCATGTAGACAACTCAACCTACCTGCGATGAAGTCCGACACTTGGCTAAACACAACTCAAAGTGGTCCTCCACGGCTGTGAATAGGTTCTGGAAGCCATCTGCAGCTCGGTTCAGGAAACTCTCTAGAAGAGGTtgctgagagagaagagaggagaaaatatgagagagagcgagagagaggtagaggtgcaACGTTCAGATCAAAATCTGGTATTTCTAACATGGATTAGTCATTACACAACCACTGCAAAAGGTTCAGATGAAAACAATGGAAAGTTAAAGATGCCAAGCTAAGATCAAGATCTGACTCCATTGACTGAAAATATGTAAATGCAAAAGTTGCAAATTCTCATTTGGAACAAACAATTTTGCTGTTGGATGCAGCACAACAAGAGTGCCACAGCTTGAATACCTTATCAGGCTGGAGGCAGCAGGACACACAGTGCTCGTAGATGTTGCAGCAGCCGTTGGCCAGACAGCTTTTACAGATGTACTGTCTTGAGCTGGGGGCGTTGACATTACAGCAACCATTCACCAGCAGATcgtttctctcacacacataacCTGTGGGGACATTGAAGTGGTCTTTCATAATACCTCAATGATAGGGGCTTTTCTCGCATCATCTTTCCTTAAAACGCATTGGAGAAGAAGGACTGGGGGGAGGGACCTTGTGCATTCTTCTCAAATACGTTTGAAAAGGAGGTGAGGAGATTGTGAGGAGGTCTTGAGGAATCACAGAAACACAGTTTGAGATAGAGGCGTCATTTCCTAAGGGATAACAAGTGAGTGAATGAGTTCATAACTCACCCAGTTCATCTGTGAGCAGCGTTTTTCCCTGAATGGAGTTCCGGCACTGAATGATCTGCCTGCTACTGTTGCCCAGGTTGAACCTGACTTTCCATGGGATCGGGTGGTCCGGGTCCCTGGCCTCCAACAGGTTACGATCCCGTATGGTTCTCTCCTCctgcataacacaacacatctcacacacacatattgtaTAGCCAAAAGTAAAGAGCTTGCTGCATGTGGTGTGGTTTGGACATAAACTACTATAGCCTAGAGCTGGacctcaatcaatcaaatgtatttataaatctGTATTCCAGTCCTTTGGACTAGATATAAACCTGAGATGTCAAGAGTTTAACTACCTGTTTCAGGGTGCTGGTTAGGAAGTAGATCAAAGACAGTCCAAACACCACACCTAGCACCCAACGTTTTCTCAGTAACCTTCTTAGCACCATTGCATGACGTTATTGGGAGATCCCTGATTGAATTGCAGCAATGCTAACTACCTAATGTTAGCTGGATAAACCATCTGTTAGCTAGAGACTTCCGGTTCAACTGGGGTGTCTGGTTATGACTGGAAGTTTAGAAATCACGTTCAATAACTCCAGTAACTGAGAGCTTCGTTTGGTCAACACCACAACCTAACCCAttttgttggctagctagcaattcTAGGCAAGAAAACgtggtagttagctagctagctgtaaattacatttacatttatgtcatttagcagacgctcttatccagagcgaataaATACGCTGTAAAGAAGGACcacagctgtggtaggtaggtagataCAAAGTAACGTAAATATTAGCTAGCCGTTTTGGATAAAGAATGCTTTGTTAGCCTGCGTCGCTGCAAACAAGCTAACAATGCTAGGCTAGCTACTCATCCAGCTAGACTGATAgttaatattagctagctaacgttacccgcTGTGAGATGCATAAGCTAATTAGCTAGCGTTAGCTGGCTATAACTCTACAAGACACTACTGACAAATAACATATATTGCTGACGTTGACTTCAGAGAAATGACCGAGAAAGCTTAGAGAATAAACAACGTTTTTTCCCCCATGAAATCTGACATCCACAATCAAAACAATTCCCTAACACGAGAAAgtgttcttcttcttcagtggggtttatcggcggttggcatccaacgttatggtgcattactgccacctaccgtactggagtgtgggccagagacagggataaACTAAATCCTAGCTGCCAACCCAGTTTCTCTTAAAAAAGACAACAAAATATGTGATACTATATctaatatactctttaaactaattttctgtatacccttctccctcatacttaatctcatcctctctctttccctctgatactgcccacactgtagcaatacatgctccacagactctatttcctgacaataatcacatttTCCTGATGAATGCTTTCCTATCACGCTtagtgtcttattcaactgg
The DNA window shown above is from Coregonus clupeaformis isolate EN_2021a chromosome 18, ASM2061545v1, whole genome shotgun sequence and carries:
- the LOC121530774 gene encoding SREBP regulating gene protein isoform X2 translates to MVLRRLLRKRWVLGVVFGLSLIYFLTSTLKQEERTIRDRNLLEARDPDHPIPWKVRFNLGNSSRQIIQCRNSIQGKTLLTDELGYVCERNDLLVNGCCNVNAPSSRQYICKSCLANGCCNIYEHCVSCCLQPDKQPLLESFLNRAADGFQNLFTAVEDHFELCLAKCRTSSQSVQHENTYRNPQAKYCYGESPPELLPI
- the LOC121530774 gene encoding SREBP regulating gene protein isoform X1 produces the protein MVLRRLLRKRWVLGVVFGLSLIYFLTSTLKQMCCVMQEERTIRDRNLLEARDPDHPIPWKVRFNLGNSSRQIIQCRNSIQGKTLLTDELGYVCERNDLLVNGCCNVNAPSSRQYICKSCLANGCCNIYEHCVSCCLQPDKQPLLESFLNRAADGFQNLFTAVEDHFELCLAKCRTSSQSVQHENTYRNPQAKYCYGESPPELLPI
- the LOC121530774 gene encoding SREBP regulating gene protein isoform X3; the protein is MEERTIRDRNLLEARDPDHPIPWKVRFNLGNSSRQIIQCRNSIQGKTLLTDELGYVCERNDLLVNGCCNVNAPSSRQYICKSCLANGCCNIYEHCVSCCLQPDKQPLLESFLNRAADGFQNLFTAVEDHFELCLAKCRTSSQSVQHENTYRNPQAKYCYGESPPELLPI